Proteins from a single region of Lysinibacillus sp. JNUCC-52:
- a CDS encoding S-layer homology domain-containing protein: MRQKRIFNKKIWLILLVAMMLFFNTYSISRANVSSAIAQGSTLFDRPVAVAVNDQGMIYVADYANNRIVVLDPVGRYVAEWGGQGSADGQFNYPSGIAFDSHGNVYVVDRGNHRIQKFEANGSYLAQWGTRGNGDGQFLNPSGIAIAYNDILYVADRDNRRIQRFDLKGNFLSEWGRYGNGDGQFYLPYGLAIDTQGHVYVTDSELHRVQKFDADGAFISKWGTQGTGNGQFRYPFSIAVDNGNGHLYVPDAQNNRIQKFDLEGNYVSQWGSTGSGDGQFDFPNSVAIDNNGSVYVTEVGNNQVQKFDGDGHFLNRWYGSINATSIDLSPKTGQLIVGGKQSFQLTEIFSNGSSQDQTANTTFTVSDSSIATMQGNVLTAIAPGTVTVTAAYDSTSDTAMITVNAVPVITTGIVLSPKTGQLIVGGTENFQLVENLSDGTSRDQTANATFTVSDPTIATIQGNTLTAIAPGTVTVTAAYDSTSDTAMITVNAVPVITTGIVLSPKTGQLIVGGTENFQLVENLSDGTSRDQTANATFTVSDPTIATMQNNKLTAIAPGTVTVTGIHGNMSDTATITVNPLPIVPNPTPEPVYPVDSTPSNEIKIIRTVEQEIVKYRADILLNHVQALVPQLSNQEARTIRLVYPVETATAEAHLSLSSNAGLFLNRQQTNFFMQTALAQLTMPSTSFNGVTEDVFFRVVPVKAQQQEVLQAKVLKNEQIQQGMPKRAIISLIGTPVTIETNLQNRPVTITLPISAELTEEQMASLVVYIEHSDATTEVKQGRMVEFEPGVKGFQFEVDHFSTFSLLYASEVQEEEGQMEVKRLAPYIQGYPDGTFKPNALVTRAQMATMLARFLTNGDMPTTTNSSFEDTINHPSKDAIEVVKQAGLFNGQTETTFNPNGTITRAQMAKVVAHWIETVCAQDPSKTICQASGKGKSFTDVSPTHWAARAIEQVSTWGIMTGNSETTFHPNGSLTRAQAVKVLNQLFERPALEDITTSTFSDVLSTHWAIGEIEAAATERMVKQ; the protein is encoded by the coding sequence ATGCGTCAAAAGAGGATATTCAACAAAAAAATATGGTTAATTTTATTAGTCGCCATGATGCTATTCTTCAATACTTATTCCATATCTAGGGCAAACGTTAGCTCGGCTATAGCCCAAGGTTCTACTTTGTTTGATAGACCTGTAGCTGTAGCCGTTAATGACCAAGGAATGATCTATGTTGCGGACTACGCAAACAACCGAATAGTCGTGTTGGATCCTGTCGGGAGATACGTGGCTGAGTGGGGCGGGCAGGGAAGCGCCGATGGACAATTCAACTACCCAAGCGGGATCGCCTTCGATTCGCATGGCAATGTATATGTTGTTGATAGAGGGAACCACCGAATCCAGAAATTCGAAGCGAATGGCAGCTATCTGGCGCAATGGGGGACAAGGGGCAATGGTGATGGACAGTTTCTCAATCCTTCAGGTATCGCGATTGCTTATAACGATATCTTGTATGTGGCAGATCGTGATAACCGTCGAATCCAACGTTTCGATCTCAAAGGAAACTTTCTAAGCGAATGGGGGAGATATGGCAATGGAGACGGGCAGTTTTACCTCCCCTATGGTCTTGCGATTGATACACAAGGTCACGTTTATGTAACGGATAGTGAATTGCATCGAGTTCAAAAATTTGATGCCGATGGTGCTTTCATAAGCAAATGGGGAACTCAGGGGACTGGTAATGGTCAGTTTCGGTATCCTTTTAGTATTGCGGTAGACAATGGAAATGGTCATCTCTACGTCCCTGATGCGCAGAACAACCGAATCCAAAAGTTTGATTTGGAGGGGAATTATGTGAGTCAATGGGGCAGCACGGGGAGCGGCGATGGACAATTTGACTTCCCAAATAGTGTAGCGATTGACAACAACGGTAGCGTCTATGTAACGGAAGTCGGAAATAATCAAGTACAAAAGTTCGATGGCGATGGCCATTTCCTGAACAGGTGGTACGGCTCGATTAACGCTACAAGTATTGATCTTTCACCAAAAACGGGGCAGTTGATTGTAGGAGGAAAGCAAAGTTTCCAACTGACAGAGATCTTCTCAAATGGATCGAGTCAAGACCAAACAGCAAACACAACGTTTACGGTAAGTGATTCTTCCATTGCCACGATGCAAGGGAATGTTTTAACAGCAATTGCACCAGGAACAGTGACCGTAACGGCAGCCTATGATAGTACGTCTGATACGGCCATGATTACGGTGAATGCAGTACCAGTAATAACAACAGGCATAGTCCTATCACCTAAAACAGGGCAACTAATTGTTGGAGGCACAGAGAACTTCCAGCTAGTAGAAAATCTATCGGATGGGACAAGTCGAGATCAAACGGCTAATGCAACCTTTACGGTAAGTGATCCAACCATCGCTACTATACAAGGAAATACCTTAACAGCAATTGCACCAGGAACAGTGACCGTAACGGCAGCCTATGATAGTACGTCTGATACGGCCATGATTACGGTGAATGCAGTACCAGTAATAACAACAGGCATAGTCCTATCACCTAAAACAGGGCAACTAATTGTTGGAGGCACAGAGAACTTCCAGCTAGTAGAAAATCTATCGGATGGGACAAGCCGAGATCAAACGGCTAATGCAACCTTTACGGTAAGCGATCCAACCATCGCTACGATGCAAAATAATAAATTAACAGCGATTGCGCCAGGTACTGTAACAGTAACGGGTATCCATGGTAATATGTCTGATACGGCTACGATTACAGTAAATCCACTACCAATAGTACCAAATCCGACACCAGAGCCAGTCTATCCAGTAGATTCGACGCCATCAAATGAGATAAAAATCATTCGTACGGTAGAGCAAGAAATCGTGAAGTATCGAGCAGACATTTTATTGAATCATGTCCAAGCATTAGTACCACAACTATCGAATCAAGAGGCACGAACAATTCGCCTTGTATACCCAGTGGAAACAGCTACGGCAGAGGCACATTTGAGTCTTTCAAGCAATGCAGGGTTATTTTTAAATAGGCAACAGACGAATTTCTTCATGCAAACAGCGTTAGCCCAATTGACGATGCCATCAACTTCATTCAATGGCGTGACAGAAGATGTATTCTTCCGTGTTGTGCCAGTAAAGGCACAACAACAAGAAGTGCTTCAGGCGAAAGTGCTAAAAAATGAACAAATCCAACAAGGTATGCCAAAAAGAGCGATTATTTCGCTAATAGGAACACCTGTAACGATTGAAACAAATCTACAAAATCGCCCTGTAACGATTACGTTACCAATTTCGGCTGAACTAACAGAAGAACAAATGGCTTCATTAGTCGTTTACATCGAACATAGTGACGCAACAACTGAAGTAAAGCAAGGGCGTATGGTCGAATTTGAACCAGGCGTGAAAGGATTTCAGTTTGAAGTAGACCACTTCTCAACATTCAGTCTACTTTATGCTTCTGAAGTGCAAGAAGAGGAAGGACAAATGGAAGTGAAGCGATTAGCACCATATATTCAAGGTTACCCAGATGGCACATTTAAACCAAATGCCCTGGTAACACGGGCACAAATGGCCACGATGTTAGCGCGTTTCTTAACAAATGGTGACATGCCAACAACGACGAATAGTTCATTTGAGGATACAATAAATCACCCTTCAAAAGATGCGATTGAAGTGGTGAAGCAAGCTGGTTTATTTAATGGCCAAACGGAAACGACATTCAATCCAAATGGCACGATTACACGCGCACAAATGGCAAAAGTCGTGGCTCATTGGATCGAAACCGTATGTGCACAAGATCCTTCAAAAACAATCTGTCAAGCCTCTGGCAAAGGTAAATCATTTACAGACGTTTCGCCAACCCACTGGGCTGCACGTGCAATTGAACAAGTGAGTACATGGGGGATTATGACGGGGAATAGTGAAACGACCTTTCATCCAAACGGTTCCTTAACACGCGCACAGGCGGTGAAAGTGCTCAACCAATTATTCGAACGTCCTGCTTTAGAAGACATTACAACATCGACATTTAGCGATGTCCTTTCTACTCATTGGGCTATTGGGGAAATCGAGGCAGCTGCAACAGAAAGAATGGTCAAACAATAA
- the glnA gene encoding type I glutamate--ammonia ligase, protein MGKYTKEDIKSLIEEKNVSFIRLQFTDILGTIKNVEIPVSQLDKALENKMMFDGSSIEGFVRIEESDMYLYPDLDSFVVFPWTSEKGKVARFICDVYTAKGEPFAGDPRNNLKRILKKMEEMGFTSFNLGPEPEFFLFKLDAKGEPTLEVNDHGGYFDLAPTDLGENCRRDIVLELEEMGFEIEASHHEVAPGQHEIDFKYADAITACDNIQTFKLVVKTIARKHGLHATFMPKPLFGEAGSGMHFNVSLFKGKENAFYDESTELGLSETAMQFMAGVLAHVQGFTAVTNPTVNSYKRLVPGYEAPCYVAWSAQNRSPLIRIPSARGLSTRVEVRSVDPSANPYLAMAVILEAGLEGIRQQLTPPAAINRNIYVMTEEERKANGIANLPPALDDALTLLAQDKVAQAALGEHIYANFKEAKEIEFDMYRTTVHQWERDQYLKMY, encoded by the coding sequence GTGGGTAAATACACAAAAGAGGACATCAAGAGTTTAATCGAGGAAAAAAATGTAAGTTTCATACGTTTACAATTTACAGATATTCTAGGTACAATTAAAAACGTTGAAATTCCTGTTAGTCAACTAGATAAAGCACTAGAAAACAAAATGATGTTCGATGGCTCATCAATTGAAGGCTTCGTGCGTATCGAAGAATCAGATATGTATTTATATCCTGATTTAGATTCTTTCGTAGTGTTCCCTTGGACTTCAGAAAAAGGGAAAGTAGCACGTTTCATCTGTGACGTATACACTGCTAAAGGCGAACCATTCGCTGGTGACCCACGTAACAATTTAAAACGCATCCTTAAAAAAATGGAAGAAATGGGCTTTACAAGCTTCAACTTAGGGCCTGAGCCAGAATTCTTCTTATTCAAATTAGATGCAAAAGGTGAACCTACGTTAGAAGTAAACGACCACGGTGGTTATTTCGACTTAGCACCAACTGATTTAGGTGAAAACTGCCGTCGTGATATCGTGTTAGAGCTAGAAGAAATGGGCTTTGAAATCGAAGCTTCTCACCACGAAGTAGCACCTGGTCAACATGAAATTGACTTTAAATATGCAGATGCCATTACAGCATGTGACAACATCCAAACGTTCAAGCTAGTTGTTAAAACAATTGCACGTAAACACGGCCTACATGCAACATTCATGCCAAAACCGTTATTTGGTGAAGCAGGCTCTGGTATGCACTTTAACGTGTCATTATTTAAAGGGAAAGAAAATGCATTCTATGATGAATCTACTGAGTTAGGCCTTTCTGAAACAGCAATGCAATTCATGGCAGGTGTTCTTGCACACGTACAAGGATTCACAGCTGTAACAAACCCAACTGTTAACTCTTATAAACGATTAGTTCCTGGTTATGAAGCGCCATGTTACGTTGCATGGTCTGCACAAAACCGTTCACCACTTATTCGTATCCCATCTGCACGCGGACTTTCAACTCGTGTAGAAGTACGTTCAGTGGACCCATCAGCTAACCCATATTTAGCGATGGCTGTTATTTTAGAAGCGGGTCTAGAAGGTATTCGCCAACAATTAACACCACCAGCGGCAATTAACCGCAATATTTATGTAATGACAGAAGAAGAGCGCAAAGCAAACGGTATTGCTAACTTACCACCAGCGCTTGACGATGCGTTAACATTACTTGCGCAAGATAAAGTAGCTCAAGCTGCTTTAGGTGAGCACATTTACGCAAACTTCAAAGAAGCAAAAGAAATCGAGTTCGACATGTACCGTACAACAGTACACCAATGGGAACGCGACCAATATTTAAAAATGTATTAA
- a CDS encoding MerR family transcriptional regulator, which translates to MSREIRRTMPLLSMSIVMQLTELSARQIRYYEEHHLIEPHRTEGNRRMFSLNDVDTLLEIKDYLEQGMNMAKIKKLFAKKLDPAAAEEPDLTDTELRQIMREEMRQAQRMQKSSIRRGDLSRFY; encoded by the coding sequence ATGAGTCGTGAAATTAGACGAACGATGCCGTTATTATCTATGAGTATCGTGATGCAATTGACCGAGCTTTCGGCACGCCAAATTCGTTATTATGAAGAACACCATTTAATTGAGCCACACCGAACTGAAGGTAATCGTCGAATGTTTTCATTAAATGACGTCGATACGCTTCTTGAAATAAAAGATTACTTGGAGCAGGGTATGAATATGGCGAAAATTAAAAAATTATTTGCTAAAAAATTGGATCCTGCTGCAGCTGAAGAACCTGATTTAACTGACACAGAATTACGTCAAATTATGCGCGAAGAAATGCGTCAAGCACAGCGCATGCAAAAATCATCTATCCGACGTGGGGATTTATCCCGATTCTATTAA
- a CDS encoding methionine gamma-lyase family protein, with amino-acid sequence MTFTTHLTAETLTLAEKIEEKVRPYHKKVEDMAFFNQQKVLSAFRAHQVSDYHLHPSNGYGYDDEGRDNLERVYAQVFGAEAAIVRPQIISGTHAITLSLFGVLRPGDELLYISGQPYDTLQSIVDGGDKDTGSLKDYKIGYRHVDLIDNETIDWTAVAAAITPNTKMIAIQRSKGYATRPSFTISQIAEMCEKVRELAPHAVIFVDNCYGEFVEAQEPTEVGADLMAGSLIKNPGGGLAKIGGYIAGRADLVEKCAYRMTSPGIGAEAGATLNTLGDFYQGFFLAPHVVSQALKGAIFTAAMLEEAGMNTFPSFHAERTDLIQSVSFKTADQMVAFCREIQANSPINAHYAPEPAYMPGYEDDVIMAAGTFIQGSSIELTADGPIRPPYTAFIQGGLTYEHVKFAICSAVQSLRK; translated from the coding sequence ATGACATTTACAACCCATTTAACAGCAGAGACGTTAACATTAGCGGAAAAAATAGAAGAAAAGGTGCGACCTTATCACAAGAAAGTAGAGGATATGGCGTTCTTCAATCAGCAAAAAGTACTTTCCGCCTTCAGAGCACATCAAGTAAGTGATTATCATTTACACCCTTCTAATGGCTATGGCTATGATGACGAGGGACGTGACAATCTTGAGCGTGTATATGCACAAGTTTTCGGAGCAGAGGCAGCGATAGTCCGTCCGCAAATTATATCTGGTACACATGCGATTACGCTTAGTCTATTCGGTGTGCTTCGACCAGGTGATGAATTACTTTATATTTCAGGTCAACCATATGACACGCTACAATCAATTGTCGATGGTGGTGACAAAGATACAGGTTCACTGAAAGATTATAAAATTGGCTATCGCCATGTAGATTTAATCGATAACGAAACGATTGATTGGACGGCAGTCGCTGCAGCTATAACGCCTAATACTAAAATGATAGCGATTCAACGTTCAAAGGGCTATGCAACGCGTCCATCCTTTACGATCTCACAAATTGCAGAAATGTGTGAGAAAGTACGAGAATTGGCCCCACATGCCGTTATTTTTGTTGATAACTGCTACGGTGAATTTGTAGAGGCACAGGAACCTACAGAAGTAGGTGCAGACTTAATGGCAGGTTCTCTTATTAAAAATCCAGGTGGTGGCTTAGCCAAAATAGGAGGCTATATTGCAGGTAGAGCTGATTTAGTTGAAAAATGTGCTTATCGAATGACATCACCAGGTATTGGAGCAGAAGCAGGTGCAACATTAAATACACTTGGTGATTTCTATCAAGGGTTTTTCCTAGCACCGCATGTGGTTAGTCAAGCGTTAAAGGGCGCCATTTTCACAGCAGCTATGCTAGAGGAAGCGGGCATGAACACATTCCCTAGCTTTCATGCTGAGCGTACAGATTTAATTCAATCAGTATCGTTTAAAACAGCAGATCAAATGGTTGCATTCTGTCGTGAAATTCAAGCAAACTCACCGATAAATGCGCATTATGCCCCTGAGCCTGCATACATGCCTGGCTATGAAGATGATGTCATCATGGCAGCGGGTACATTTATTCAAGGCTCAAGCATTGAACTAACAGCAGATGGTCCAATTCGTCCGCCATATACAGCATTTATTCAAGGTGGATTGACATACGAGCACGTGAAATTTGCCATTTGTAGCGCGGTCCAAAGCTTACGAAAATAA
- a CDS encoding trimeric intracellular cation channel family protein gives MAWEVFSIIGTIAFAISGAIIAMEEEYDLFGVYILGIVTAFGGGAIRNLLIGLPVTTLWGQDMMFQIAIAAITIFFIFPHHLIQHWHRWGNFTDAIGLSAFAIQGALYAVKLNMPISAVIVAAVLTGSGGGIVRDLLAGRKPLVLRDEIYGVWAALAGLLIGLELLPGDIFLYALFGVITILRVLSYMKKWRLPLRKLNRA, from the coding sequence ATGGCTTGGGAAGTTTTTAGCATCATTGGGACAATTGCCTTCGCTATTTCCGGAGCAATAATAGCAATGGAAGAAGAATACGATTTATTCGGTGTATATATACTTGGCATTGTAACTGCTTTTGGTGGTGGGGCCATTCGTAATTTATTGATTGGTCTACCTGTGACAACATTATGGGGGCAAGATATGATGTTCCAAATTGCGATTGCTGCTATTACTATATTTTTTATTTTTCCACATCATCTTATACAGCATTGGCACCGTTGGGGCAATTTCACAGATGCTATTGGTTTATCGGCTTTTGCGATACAAGGTGCATTGTACGCTGTCAAACTCAATATGCCTATTAGTGCCGTAATTGTTGCTGCTGTTTTAACTGGTTCAGGCGGTGGTATTGTTCGTGATTTATTGGCAGGACGTAAACCACTTGTTCTCCGCGATGAAATTTACGGTGTATGGGCAGCACTTGCTGGCCTACTTATTGGACTGGAGTTACTGCCAGGAGACATCTTCTTATATGCATTATTCGGAGTCATTACGATATTACGAGTTCTTTCTTATATGAAGAAATGGCGTTTGCCATTACGGAAATTAAATCGAGCATAA